In Armatimonadota bacterium, a single genomic region encodes these proteins:
- a CDS encoding flagellar biosynthetic protein FliQ, translated as MNQTLALDTARLGLQTGLLVSLPVLATALFLGLIVSVFQAVTQIQEATLAFVPKLIGVGVATAFMGNWMLTTLVQFVHLCFQRAANIGWQ; from the coding sequence ATGAACCAAACTCTCGCTCTCGATACCGCGCGACTCGGACTCCAGACCGGACTTCTTGTCTCGCTGCCGGTGCTCGCCACCGCGCTCTTTCTCGGCCTCATCGTCTCCGTCTTCCAGGCGGTGACCCAGATTCAGGAAGCAACGCTCGCCTTCGTTCCCAAACTCATTGGAGTGGGAGTGGCGACGGCGTTCATGGGGAACTGGATGTTGACCACGCTGGTCCAGTTCGTCCACCTCTGCTTCCAACGTGCGGCGAATATCGGGTGGCAATAA
- a CDS encoding MFS transporter, which produces MDIATRTRAKITKRLIPFLLILFLLAFLDRTNVSIAALGMKKDLGFTEAIIGTGAGIFFLGYFLLEIPGTLIVERWSARKWIARIMVSWGIIATLMGFIGLPIFSAFGLEDQFYGLRFILGLAEAGFFPGVIVYLSHWFRAEDRAKTKSLFLIGIPLATIISTPLSQFIMHSVDWMGLAGWRWVFFLEGVPSVIMGVVTWYYLTDRPEQATWLDDEEKAWITTELANEKSAKMSLGGDQIKAGLRNPQIWLLALIYLFAVTGMYGFTFFLPAIVDKFKGTSVVVQTLISTAPYMLGFGGMLWAGAHSDRTRERRWHTAIPLLLASVAMGCAALFASSTVLATVFMCLLGLTLYSYLPAFWTHPTSTLTASSAAFAVGLINSVGNLGGFFGPKIVGELKTRSGSFESALWFLAGCILVAGVLATMLRAGRGHAVSE; this is translated from the coding sequence ATGGATATTGCAACCAGAACTCGTGCGAAGATCACGAAGCGGCTCATCCCGTTTCTGTTGATTCTTTTTCTGCTTGCATTTCTAGATCGCACGAATGTCTCAATTGCCGCCCTCGGGATGAAGAAGGATCTCGGCTTCACCGAGGCGATTATTGGCACAGGGGCGGGGATCTTCTTCCTTGGCTACTTCCTGCTCGAGATTCCGGGGACGCTGATTGTTGAGCGCTGGAGCGCGAGGAAGTGGATCGCAAGGATCATGGTGTCGTGGGGCATCATCGCTACCTTGATGGGCTTCATCGGTCTCCCTATCTTCTCCGCTTTCGGGTTAGAAGATCAGTTTTATGGACTTCGATTCATTCTCGGTTTAGCCGAAGCGGGGTTCTTTCCAGGCGTGATTGTTTACCTCTCCCACTGGTTTCGGGCGGAGGATCGGGCGAAGACGAAGTCGCTGTTCCTGATAGGCATTCCGTTGGCGACGATCATCTCAACGCCGCTGTCCCAGTTCATCATGCATTCGGTCGATTGGATGGGATTGGCCGGTTGGCGCTGGGTGTTCTTCCTGGAAGGCGTTCCGTCGGTGATCATGGGTGTCGTGACGTGGTACTACCTCACTGATCGGCCGGAGCAAGCCACTTGGCTGGATGACGAAGAGAAGGCTTGGATAACGACCGAGCTTGCCAACGAGAAATCGGCGAAGATGTCGCTTGGCGGCGACCAGATCAAGGCAGGGCTGCGGAATCCGCAGATTTGGCTGCTCGCACTGATCTACCTGTTTGCCGTGACCGGCATGTACGGATTTACGTTCTTCCTGCCGGCGATTGTTGACAAGTTTAAGGGCACTTCTGTCGTGGTTCAGACTCTGATCTCTACAGCGCCGTACATGCTTGGTTTTGGAGGAATGCTCTGGGCGGGCGCGCACTCGGATCGTACTCGCGAGCGGCGGTGGCATACCGCTATTCCGTTGTTGCTAGCTTCGGTGGCGATGGGTTGCGCGGCGTTGTTTGCATCATCGACGGTTTTGGCGACAGTGTTTATGTGTCTGTTAGGGCTGACGTTGTATTCGTACCTGCCTGCGTTTTGGACGCACCCGACTTCGACGCTGACGGCTTCGTCAGCGGCGTTTGCGGTTGGGCTGATTAACTCGGTGGGGAACCTGGGCGGGTTCTTTGGGCCAAAGATTGTTGGGGAGCTGAAGACTCGGTCGGGGTCGTTCGAGAGCGCATTGTGGTTTTTGGCGGGGTGCATTTTGGTCGCAGGGGTTTTGGCGACGATGTTACGAGCTGGGCGCGGACATGCGGTTAGCGAGTGA
- a CDS encoding YggS family pyridoxal phosphate-dependent enzyme, protein MIDRYRKIQTRIDEACQSVGRESSSVTLIAVSKTYPASAIKELYDLGHRDFGESRLQELIPKWEELPKDIRWHFIGKLQSNKTKKAAEISHSLHTIETTSQLKELHKSARRVDVFIELNIAEEQQKSGILQNSLDSFAQDVIRCEQANLSGLMTIGPVAEDPEQSRPYFRKLRQLGEAIGTKNLSMGMSLDFEVAIQEGATHIRVGTLLFGARN, encoded by the coding sequence GTGATCGACCGCTATCGAAAAATTCAGACCCGAATCGACGAGGCATGTCAGTCGGTAGGAAGGGAATCATCTTCGGTCACTCTCATCGCAGTCTCGAAAACCTATCCTGCTTCGGCGATCAAGGAGCTATACGACTTAGGGCATCGCGACTTTGGCGAGAGTCGCCTGCAGGAACTGATCCCAAAATGGGAAGAGCTTCCCAAAGACATTCGATGGCATTTCATCGGAAAATTGCAGTCGAATAAAACAAAAAAGGCAGCCGAGATCTCACACTCGCTTCACACGATAGAAACAACTTCTCAACTGAAAGAATTACACAAATCAGCAAGACGAGTTGACGTGTTCATCGAACTGAATATTGCCGAAGAGCAACAAAAGAGCGGAATTTTACAAAATTCGCTTGACAGCTTTGCACAGGATGTCATAAGATGTGAGCAGGCAAATTTGTCAGGTCTGATGACAATCGGCCCAGTCGCAGAGGATCCCGAGCAGTCGAGACCCTACTTCAGGAAGCTCCGGCAACTTGGGGAAGCGATTGGAACCAAGAATCTCAGCATGGGAATGAGCCTCGATTTTGAAGTGGCAATCCAGGAAGGAGCAACCCACATCAGAGTTGGCACTCTGCTTTTCGGAGCACGAAATTAA
- a CDS encoding flagellar biosynthetic protein FliR gives MPPLNDFQALYAFFIVFVRCSAAVLSSPLFGAQNTPVQIRVFTSLALSAALSMVVQAKIGPAPEHLGGMLMALLNEVGAGLLIGLLMQMTIHFATMAGSFLDLQIGLGMSQTLNPVLGIQVSVMGQFKTMLAIMCFLAMNGHHIVIQAIVKSYQTAPTLTANHMGMIHNGIMQLIAQGMLISVQIAAPVLGVSMIIDAALGLMSKALPQLQPIQIGTPAKLGLGIAAVSMTLPALVAATNAGISRSAELIGKIFGG, from the coding sequence ATGCCCCCCCTCAACGACTTCCAGGCCCTGTATGCGTTCTTCATCGTGTTTGTGCGATGCAGTGCGGCGGTCTTGTCGTCGCCGCTTTTCGGAGCCCAAAACACACCGGTACAGATTCGAGTGTTTACTTCGCTTGCACTGAGCGCAGCACTGAGCATGGTCGTTCAAGCGAAAATCGGACCAGCACCGGAGCACCTTGGTGGAATGCTAATGGCACTCCTCAATGAAGTCGGCGCAGGGCTCCTCATCGGACTCCTGATGCAGATGACGATCCATTTCGCGACGATGGCCGGCTCGTTCTTGGACCTCCAGATTGGCCTGGGTATGAGCCAGACGCTCAATCCGGTTCTCGGAATTCAGGTTTCGGTGATGGGGCAATTCAAGACGATGCTCGCGATCATGTGTTTCTTGGCAATGAACGGTCACCACATCGTCATCCAGGCCATTGTCAAAAGCTACCAAACCGCCCCGACTCTCACCGCGAATCACATGGGAATGATTCACAACGGGATCATGCAACTGATCGCCCAGGGCATGCTCATCTCGGTTCAAATTGCCGCGCCAGTGCTTGGCGTTTCGATGATTATCGACGCAGCTCTCGGCCTTATGTCGAAGGCATTGCCTCAGCTTCAGCCGATTCAGATTGGCACTCCGGCGAAGCTTGGGCTGGGTATTGCCGCCGTTTCAATGACCCTTCCTGCCCTGGTGGCAGCAACCAACGCGGGGATTTCCCGTTCCGCTGAGTTGATCGGAAAGATCTTTGGAGGCTAA
- a CDS encoding GNAT family N-acetyltransferase has translation MLTKRWISVEDFQMMARSHQEFLDATGLTAAEGALLPEEFLRDIVEKYAKQPEWLGFLAIRNGLVVGSGAFKDPPLEGWTEIGYGVAPEVEGQGVATQITTWLCEYASSMGATTVRANTLPIAPASQMVLQKNGFEFVGVFEDPEDGTVHRFEKQLSQKH, from the coding sequence GTGCTGACAAAGCGATGGATCTCGGTTGAGGACTTCCAAATGATGGCAAGATCGCATCAAGAGTTCCTTGATGCCACGGGTCTGACCGCGGCAGAAGGTGCCCTTCTCCCGGAAGAGTTCCTGAGGGACATCGTTGAAAAGTACGCAAAACAACCCGAGTGGTTGGGGTTCCTCGCAATCCGTAACGGTCTGGTCGTCGGGTCGGGAGCATTTAAGGATCCACCTTTGGAAGGTTGGACGGAGATCGGCTACGGAGTCGCTCCCGAAGTTGAGGGTCAAGGAGTGGCCACTCAAATCACGACCTGGCTCTGTGAGTACGCCTCTTCGATGGGCGCAACCACTGTACGAGCCAATACTCTCCCAATTGCACCGGCATCGCAAATGGTGCTTCAAAAGAACGGATTCGAGTTCGTCGGAGTGTTTGAGGATCCGGAGGACGGAACTGTCCATCGGTTTGAAAAGCAACTCTCGCAAAAACACTAG
- the fliP gene encoding flagellar type III secretion system pore protein FliP (The bacterial flagellar biogenesis protein FliP forms a type III secretion system (T3SS)-type pore required for flagellar assembly.), with the protein MKKLLWIILVLGLVGIASAQAGIPSISIGLGAPQSGAKINPGGGNTEVATSLQILAMLTVLSLAPALMILTTAFTRIVIIFSFIRTALGTPTIPPNQVVIGLSLFLTFYVMGPTWTKVNDTAIQPMLAKKIDQKVALERASGPVRDFMLKNTYEKDLKLFLDLRKEKPATKKEVSLTSLVPAFVISELKTAFIVGFYIFIPFLIIDLVVASGLMSMGMMMLPPSIVSLPAKLLVFVLADGWGTLVSAILAGYR; encoded by the coding sequence ATGAAAAAGCTTCTATGGATCATTCTGGTACTTGGCTTGGTGGGTATCGCATCCGCTCAAGCAGGGATCCCCTCTATTAGTATCGGCTTGGGCGCTCCTCAGTCTGGAGCAAAAATTAACCCAGGTGGTGGCAATACTGAAGTTGCGACTTCGTTGCAGATTCTGGCGATGCTGACGGTGCTTTCATTGGCACCGGCCTTGATGATTCTCACGACGGCGTTTACTCGTATCGTCATCATCTTTAGCTTCATCCGCACGGCTCTGGGCACCCCGACAATTCCACCAAACCAGGTGGTCATTGGGCTGTCGTTGTTCTTGACGTTCTACGTCATGGGGCCAACTTGGACGAAGGTGAACGACACTGCGATTCAGCCGATGCTTGCGAAGAAGATTGACCAGAAGGTCGCCTTAGAGCGAGCCAGCGGCCCGGTACGAGACTTTATGCTGAAGAACACCTATGAGAAGGATTTGAAGCTGTTCTTGGATCTTCGGAAAGAGAAGCCCGCGACCAAGAAGGAAGTTTCGCTGACCTCGCTGGTTCCTGCCTTCGTGATCTCCGAGCTTAAGACCGCCTTCATCGTTGGCTTCTATATTTTCATCCCGTTCCTCATCATCGACCTCGTCGTGGCCAGCGGCCTCATGAGCATGGGAATGATGATGCTCCCGCCCTCAATTGTCTCCCTGCCTGCCAAGTTGCTGGTCTTCGTACTTGCCGACGGCTGGGGGACCCTAGTCTCCGCGATCTTAGCCGGGTACAGATAG
- a CDS encoding DUF1801 domain-containing protein, producing MATTPEEFLAGLPADRIEAVTKLREVIKQNLQPGFEEGMQYGGIGFFVPHSVFPAGYHCDPKQPLPFLTLTNTKGHIALHAFVLYCLPVEKERFIESHNAAGKKLDMGAGCIRYKKHDAIAYEAIGEMVSRIQCEEFVRRYQSMVPDKKKKK from the coding sequence ATGGCAACAACCCCCGAAGAATTCCTCGCCGGACTACCGGCTGATCGAATCGAAGCTGTAACAAAACTCCGTGAGGTCATCAAGCAGAATCTGCAACCTGGCTTTGAAGAGGGGATGCAGTACGGTGGGATCGGCTTCTTCGTCCCGCACAGCGTTTTTCCTGCTGGCTACCACTGCGACCCAAAGCAACCGCTTCCCTTCTTGACGCTGACCAACACCAAGGGACACATTGCGTTGCACGCCTTTGTCCTCTACTGCCTTCCTGTCGAAAAGGAAAGGTTCATTGAGTCCCACAATGCGGCCGGAAAGAAGCTCGATATGGGGGCAGGTTGCATTCGCTACAAAAAGCATGACGCCATCGCATATGAAGCGATCGGCGAGATGGTCTCCCGGATTCAGTGCGAAGAGTTTGTACGGCGTTACCAATCGATGGTGCCGGACAAGAAGAAAAAGAAGTAA
- a CDS encoding flagellar biosynthetic protein FliO: protein MLRFFALPALLVSAAVSAAQSGMLGTKGESATQFTPTASSGGGLLQMVVAVFVVMILMKLFLPKMMAKYGSKLSTGLNSAIKVEESASFAGGSIHLVTVRGRTLLLGSTPTTISTLADLGEAPKNDPGPTFMEMVEAAPELEFPTPPSMDQMRAAISVAEENEAAIALQRLNQLMR, encoded by the coding sequence ATGTTACGTTTCTTCGCTCTGCCGGCCCTCTTGGTTTCTGCTGCGGTTTCGGCTGCGCAGAGCGGAATGCTTGGCACAAAAGGCGAGTCCGCCACCCAGTTCACCCCGACCGCGAGTTCGGGCGGTGGTCTGCTCCAGATGGTGGTTGCGGTTTTTGTCGTGATGATTCTGATGAAGCTGTTCTTGCCGAAGATGATGGCAAAGTACGGTTCCAAGCTTTCGACAGGGTTGAACTCGGCGATTAAGGTCGAGGAGTCGGCTTCGTTTGCTGGTGGCTCGATTCACTTGGTGACCGTCCGAGGACGAACCTTGCTTCTTGGATCGACTCCGACGACGATTTCAACGCTGGCTGACTTGGGCGAGGCACCGAAGAACGATCCGGGGCCGACGTTTATGGAGATGGTCGAAGCCGCCCCTGAGCTCGAGTTTCCGACTCCGCCTTCGATGGATCAGATGCGGGCCGCAATTAGTGTTGCCGAAGAGAACGAAGCTGCAATCGCGCTTCAACGACTGAATCAATTGATGAGATAA
- the flhB gene encoding flagellar biosynthesis protein FlhB, translating to MAESAGERTEQPTDRRKREARKKGTVTKSTDLIGALVWLALLIAIPAIFRMGFTGFMEGFKAAVTTSSTELTVGGIQRVTKAAMFPILPALALLMSVAMIVGVAGNVAQVGFAFSPEAMKPTFQKLNPMNGFKRLFGKPAIFDAFKGIVKLFLFSFLVYTSLLSHWQRLAMIWTLTPAESFGVIGEVARTVSLRVGIAWLVLAAVDYMFQRQQILKQLKMTKEEVKQEYKDAETSPELKGAMARRRRQIMKMRTSQAVKSADVIITNPTHFAVAIQYDAAKNHAPVVVAKGVDHLALKIREIAAEAKVPVVENVPLARALYKQCEIGDFVPRELFGGVAEVLAYVYRSVKKVRR from the coding sequence ATGGCAGAATCCGCAGGAGAAAGGACAGAACAGCCAACAGACCGTAGGAAGCGCGAGGCGCGCAAGAAAGGTACGGTCACTAAGTCAACCGATTTGATCGGCGCTCTCGTTTGGCTCGCGCTGCTGATCGCGATTCCCGCAATTTTTCGCATGGGGTTCACCGGCTTCATGGAAGGATTCAAAGCTGCCGTTACAACGAGTTCCACTGAGCTTACAGTTGGAGGAATTCAGCGTGTGACCAAAGCGGCAATGTTTCCGATCTTGCCTGCGCTCGCGCTGCTGATGAGCGTTGCGATGATCGTAGGAGTTGCGGGAAACGTTGCTCAAGTCGGCTTTGCCTTCTCTCCCGAGGCGATGAAGCCGACCTTCCAGAAGTTGAATCCGATGAACGGGTTCAAACGGCTATTCGGCAAACCGGCAATCTTTGATGCCTTTAAGGGCATCGTCAAGCTATTTCTCTTTTCGTTCTTGGTTTACACATCGCTGCTGTCCCACTGGCAACGGCTCGCGATGATTTGGACGCTGACCCCGGCTGAATCCTTTGGAGTCATTGGCGAGGTGGCGCGAACAGTGAGCCTTCGAGTCGGGATCGCCTGGTTGGTTCTAGCTGCGGTGGACTATATGTTCCAGCGGCAGCAGATTCTGAAGCAACTCAAGATGACGAAGGAAGAGGTGAAGCAGGAGTACAAGGACGCGGAAACTTCGCCCGAACTGAAAGGCGCGATGGCGCGGCGGCGACGACAGATCATGAAGATGCGGACATCGCAAGCAGTCAAGTCCGCCGATGTCATCATCACGAACCCGACCCACTTTGCGGTTGCGATCCAGTACGACGCAGCAAAGAACCACGCTCCGGTTGTCGTGGCGAAGGGTGTCGACCACCTTGCTCTGAAGATCAGGGAGATAGCGGCGGAGGCCAAGGTTCCGGTGGTTGAGAACGTTCCGCTCGCGCGAGCGTTATACAAACAGTGCGAGATCGGAGACTTCGTTCCGCGCGAGCTTTTTGGTGGCGTGGCAGAGGTTCTAGCGTATGTCTACCGAAGCGTCAAGAAGGTTCGGAGGTAG
- the fliN gene encoding flagellar motor switch protein FliN translates to MTQLQLIQQFSELLPSIWETVGETVSSNSPVPAKFSSPIAMRANVSEVSAELAGNILAIQFAMANNPEAMQMILVRPETVLEVAKVVTGMSWEEVDDDVMAEVRPFAESIVQGLCLGLGNALLDTVVATGMSIRYQMIQLADNLAHAPSVLRCNIAMQIGEETGVILWLMDDDTAKQIVGGDEEEEAPIGVPGIPAMQMGGMPMIGGSAKPAFEHDSSMDVLLDVPLEISVELGRVKMVVRDVLDLGTGSIVEVDKAAGEPVDVMVNGRLVAKGEVVVIEDNFGVRITEILNPAERFRMDAAA, encoded by the coding sequence ATGACTCAGTTACAACTCATTCAACAATTTAGCGAGCTGCTACCGTCGATCTGGGAGACCGTCGGCGAAACCGTCAGTTCTAACTCCCCGGTCCCGGCGAAGTTCTCATCGCCGATCGCAATGCGGGCTAACGTATCCGAGGTTTCGGCCGAGCTTGCAGGGAACATCCTTGCGATCCAGTTCGCGATGGCCAACAACCCCGAAGCGATGCAAATGATCCTGGTTCGGCCCGAGACAGTTCTTGAAGTTGCAAAAGTCGTCACAGGGATGTCTTGGGAAGAAGTCGATGATGACGTAATGGCCGAAGTTCGGCCCTTCGCCGAGTCGATTGTTCAAGGTTTGTGTTTAGGACTTGGAAACGCGCTGCTTGACACCGTGGTTGCAACGGGCATGAGCATCCGCTACCAAATGATCCAGCTCGCCGATAACCTTGCCCACGCTCCTTCGGTTCTGCGTTGCAACATTGCGATGCAGATTGGCGAGGAGACGGGCGTCATTCTTTGGCTGATGGACGACGATACTGCGAAGCAGATCGTCGGCGGAGACGAGGAGGAAGAGGCCCCGATTGGAGTGCCAGGAATTCCTGCGATGCAGATGGGCGGAATGCCCATGATCGGAGGATCTGCTAAGCCTGCCTTTGAGCACGATTCCTCGATGGACGTGCTACTTGATGTGCCGTTGGAAATTTCAGTCGAACTAGGGCGGGTGAAGATGGTCGTTCGCGACGTTCTTGACCTCGGAACTGGTTCGATAGTTGAAGTGGATAAGGCGGCAGGTGAGCCAGTTGACGTGATGGTTAACGGACGTTTGGTTGCCAAAGGTGAAGTTGTGGTTATCGAAGACAACTTCGGTGTTCGCATCACCGAAATTCTGAACCCGGCTGAGCGGTTCCGAATGGACGCCGCTGCTTAA
- a CDS encoding cell division protein SepF produces MEEMVMDKPSVFGKIANLFTRTEEIDDFEPDVMEQAVVHSPMRPSHRYTVTIRREMQHFDDAMAAANGLKHGEQQILNLSLLAPEVKEKVLNFLCGVNYVQEGTWEEIGPDVYLVAPKQALVEVAPATPRMNALKN; encoded by the coding sequence ATGGAAGAGATGGTAATGGACAAACCGTCCGTGTTTGGCAAAATCGCCAACCTATTCACACGCACTGAAGAAATCGATGATTTCGAGCCCGATGTCATGGAGCAAGCCGTGGTGCACAGCCCAATGCGACCGAGCCACCGCTATACGGTGACCATTCGTCGCGAAATGCAGCACTTCGACGACGCCATGGCGGCCGCAAACGGCCTGAAGCACGGCGAACAACAGATTTTGAACCTGAGCCTTCTGGCCCCAGAGGTCAAAGAAAAGGTTCTCAACTTCCTTTGCGGCGTTAACTACGTTCAAGAAGGAACCTGGGAAGAGATTGGACCGGACGTTTACCTGGTCGCTCCCAAACAAGCCTTAGTAGAGGTTGCTCCTGCAACCCCGCGGATGAACGCTCTCAAGAATTAA
- the fliM gene encoding flagellar motor switch protein FliM → MSDILSQAEIEALLNTLGAESGGGGGGSSPMGGGGAPKPKGSGARAPKTQNYSYEVYDFRRPDKLSKDQLRTLSMLHDTFARAAGSALSAQTRSQINIEMISMEQIPYDEYLRSISASVFGIVSLPPLNGQIVVECEMGLMFALVDKMLGGPGRPMERSVLTDIEKPLVRSILDRMLGALKQSWEGVVVVSPSVDGLETSSQFVSVAPPNDIVLVILFEVKIGEMRTAMSICIPYLVLKPITIKLSAQKWFASSGKRQSPAIRRLVSNQVTATEVPCQVLLGKAVVPFEEFLEVKVGDVIKLDQMTEKDLTFMIANVPKFKGRPMMNGKRYVFSITEPIQQ, encoded by the coding sequence TTGTCAGACATCCTATCACAAGCCGAAATAGAAGCACTCTTGAATACGCTCGGCGCCGAATCCGGCGGTGGTGGCGGTGGTAGTTCGCCGATGGGTGGTGGTGGTGCTCCTAAGCCAAAAGGAAGCGGAGCACGTGCCCCGAAGACGCAAAACTACTCTTACGAGGTTTACGATTTTAGGCGTCCAGACAAGCTGTCCAAGGATCAGCTTAGGACGCTCTCCATGCTCCATGACACGTTCGCTCGAGCGGCTGGATCGGCACTCTCGGCTCAAACTCGATCGCAAATCAACATCGAAATGATCTCGATGGAGCAGATTCCCTACGACGAGTACTTGCGATCAATCAGTGCTTCGGTGTTCGGAATCGTCTCGCTTCCTCCGCTGAACGGTCAGATTGTCGTTGAGTGCGAGATGGGGCTGATGTTTGCTTTGGTGGACAAGATGCTTGGCGGCCCTGGCCGTCCCATGGAACGAAGTGTTCTCACTGACATCGAAAAGCCTCTTGTTCGTTCTATCTTGGATCGAATGCTCGGCGCACTCAAGCAGTCATGGGAAGGCGTCGTCGTTGTATCGCCAAGCGTGGACGGTCTAGAGACTTCGAGCCAGTTTGTTAGTGTTGCCCCGCCAAATGACATCGTGCTTGTCATCCTCTTTGAAGTCAAAATTGGCGAGATGCGGACGGCGATGAGCATCTGTATCCCCTATCTGGTTCTCAAACCGATCACGATCAAGCTCAGTGCTCAGAAGTGGTTTGCATCAAGCGGCAAGCGGCAGAGTCCAGCGATTCGTCGACTTGTGTCGAACCAGGTCACCGCCACCGAAGTGCCTTGTCAGGTGCTTTTGGGTAAAGCGGTTGTTCCTTTTGAAGAGTTTTTGGAGGTCAAGGTTGGCGATGTGATCAAGCTCGACCAGATGACTGAAAAGGACCTCACTTTTATGATTGCTAACGTGCCGAAATTCAAAGGGCGACCGATGATGAATGGCAAGCGCTACGTTTTCTCCATTACCGAACCTATCCAGCAGTAA
- the pheS gene encoding phenylalanine--tRNA ligase subunit alpha, which translates to MQEVLDLQAQALSEIASAGSTAELRDLKIKFLGNNGLISGKLREVGSYQGDKRAFGQAVNAAKGAVEEALAVREEDLKGGELAAQFEAERIDVTMPGRPTQVGYEHVLQQTMNRIKRVLGGLGFEYLESPELEHFRYNFDALNYPPDHPAMDDQDTFYIDDNHVLRTQCTALQGRVFEEVQQGKRTLPLRAFTIGRTYRNEAVDRTHSHTFHQVDCFMIDERVSMANLKGTLCLFAREMFGSEVTVRFRPDFFPFVEPGVDYAISTPKLFGGKWVELGGAGLIHPNILENYGIDTERYSGFAFGLGVERIPMMSYGVDDLRHFMENDLRFLEQFRAEPIELR; encoded by the coding sequence ATGCAAGAAGTGCTCGATCTCCAAGCCCAAGCCCTGTCCGAAATTGCTTCGGCAGGCTCTACCGCCGAATTGCGGGACCTGAAGATCAAGTTCTTGGGAAACAACGGATTAATCAGTGGAAAGCTCCGCGAAGTCGGCTCCTATCAGGGCGATAAGCGGGCTTTTGGCCAGGCTGTCAACGCTGCCAAGGGCGCGGTTGAGGAGGCTCTTGCGGTTCGGGAAGAAGACTTGAAGGGAGGCGAACTCGCCGCCCAGTTCGAGGCGGAACGGATTGATGTGACCATGCCCGGACGTCCGACTCAGGTCGGCTACGAGCACGTTCTTCAACAGACGATGAACCGCATCAAGCGGGTCCTCGGCGGACTCGGATTCGAATACCTCGAAAGCCCGGAACTAGAGCATTTCCGCTATAACTTCGACGCCCTGAACTACCCACCCGACCACCCGGCGATGGACGATCAGGACACGTTCTATATCGACGACAACCACGTCCTCAGAACCCAATGCACCGCCCTCCAGGGCCGCGTCTTCGAAGAAGTCCAACAAGGCAAACGCACTCTGCCGCTCCGCGCCTTTACCATCGGTCGCACCTACCGAAACGAAGCGGTTGACCGCACGCACAGCCACACCTTCCACCAAGTCGACTGCTTCATGATCGACGAACGGGTCTCGATGGCGAACCTCAAAGGCACTCTCTGCCTCTTCGCCCGCGAAATGTTCGGCAGCGAAGTTACGGTGAGATTCCGCCCCGACTTCTTCCCCTTCGTCGAGCCCGGCGTCGACTACGCCATCTCGACTCCTAAGCTGTTCGGCGGCAAATGGGTCGAACTCGGCGGAGCCGGACTGATTCACCCGAACATTCTTGAAAACTACGGCATCGACACCGAGCGGTATTCCGGCTTCGCCTTCGGGCTGGGCGTCGAGCGGATTCCGATGATGAGCTACGGGGTCGACGATTTGCGCCACTTCATGGAGAACGATCTCCGGTTCTTAGAGCAGTTCAGAGCCGAGCCGATTGAACTGCGGTAA
- a CDS encoding flagellar basal body-associated FliL family protein: MSAKAEKKEEGAEGGKKKGGKLPIILALVLVLGGGGFFMMKGKGKEKKKEPEIKLAHAELEMKDEFTINLADGMTYARCKVAFLPKEGFQAATFDAHAGEVADAVITVIKSTKKEETLTEAHLTAMKMKIAAKLNKIFHEEKPEEEEESDKDTKKKKKKSDEDAGASHGKKKSSHDEEPVEEEEIPEGWHSAKGPILKVFFKAFATQ, from the coding sequence ATGTCAGCGAAAGCAGAAAAGAAAGAAGAAGGCGCAGAGGGCGGAAAGAAGAAAGGCGGGAAGCTACCAATTATCCTGGCTTTGGTGCTCGTCCTTGGGGGAGGCGGCTTCTTTATGATGAAGGGCAAGGGCAAAGAAAAGAAGAAGGAGCCTGAAATCAAGTTGGCTCATGCTGAGCTCGAGATGAAGGACGAGTTCACGATCAACTTAGCGGACGGGATGACCTACGCCCGTTGCAAAGTTGCGTTCCTTCCCAAGGAAGGATTCCAGGCGGCAACGTTTGATGCTCATGCTGGTGAAGTGGCCGACGCCGTCATCACGGTGATCAAGTCGACCAAGAAAGAAGAAACCCTTACCGAAGCTCATCTCACGGCGATGAAAATGAAGATTGCCGCGAAGTTGAACAAGATCTTCCACGAAGAGAAACCCGAAGAGGAAGAGGAGTCCGATAAGGACACCAAGAAGAAAAAGAAAAAGAGTGACGAGGACGCAGGGGCTAGTCACGGCAAGAAGAAGTCGAGTCATGACGAAGAACCCGTCGAGGAAGAAGAAATCCCAGAGGGCTGGCACTCCGCAAAGGGTCCGATTCTGAAAGTTTTCTTCAAAGCATTTGCAACGCAGTAA